From the genome of Primulina eburnea isolate SZY01 chromosome 12, ASM2296580v1, whole genome shotgun sequence, one region includes:
- the LOC140807214 gene encoding uncharacterized protein isoform X1 translates to MDTSLSNAALRLSVLDGTNYSLWKVKIRYYIKSIDEKAWQCVINGWTSPIMLDQDGDSFQKPETEWTADEVQSSNYNSKALNAIFTSVDVNMFSLITNCTSATSAWDILQRHCEGSEGVRRTKSRMLTSKFEMMRMEEFENILEYDLRLREIANEAFSLGDPISNERLVSKVLRSLPERSNIKICAIDEAKDTSQMPLEDLISSLRTFEMNMDMQKKDKGKKIAYQASNDSYNELLQIFQEVNDSDLCEDSISFITKKFGDYLKRIRDKKKDAQPSKFPSPSPLERPKRFPAKQQFQSRNEGKGQPNARKYDSVQCRECQGFGHYANECANRLRKNKGYNVSLSDEESDVEEKLTDEDNQTSLTALLTETHWLQVNPSGVALGVVTPGRNIFEKSVCFKSTASGNSSEDDMEADGEELTLESVQKLYEEFFEDWTKRNKLNSILMKENTDLKAVVAKLEVILSKKDLELGKTKEELQKATETLSRFNASTSKLDSILLMGREDKKDLGFQDSVFEIGESSKSTVFVKGKADTSPQPQSKPPIKSSTPKRQPAAPIPKRRKRRYVCHYCFKPGHIRPYCFKLRNDLMYQKPSRMLPRMLSNTSRNTSHHRPIVRQIWVAKVKTHCNVVYTSLKTNTTDHWYFDSGSSRHMTGSKEHVIDYVEQNCGRVTYGGGAKGKIVGKGILNVEGLPKLHNVLHVEGLNSNLISISQLCDDNLLVKFDKHTCEVFDETNLCIMTGTRSSDNCYQIGEELSCQRVKITELDLWHQKLGHANFKTMKNLSKYDAVRGMPNLSSGIPYVCGDCQKGKQTRVSYPVLPTSGTTCCLELLHMDLMGPMEVESFGGKKYSFVCVDDFSRYSWVMFIREKSNTFDVFKTLVKRITNFHNLKVRRIRTDHGKEFENSSYSTFCDKKGISHEFSAPKTPPQNGIAERKNRTLQEMARVMLTAKKYLKAVLGRGP, encoded by the coding sequence ATGGATACATCACTTTCCAACGCAGCACTTCGACTATCAGTCCTAGATGGAACCAATTACAGTCTATGGAAGGTCAAAATCAGGTACTACATAAAATCCATAGATGAAAAAGCATGGCAGTGTGTCATCAATGGTTGGACTTCTCCAATCATGCTAGATCAAGATGGTGACAGCTTCCAAAAGCCTGAAACTGAGTGGACTGCTGATGAAGTACAAAGTTCGAACTATAACTCAAAGGCCTTGAATGCTATTTTTACGTCTGTTGACGTGAATATGTTTAGCTTGATCACAAACTGCACCTCGGCTACAAGCGCATGGGATATTCTCCAAAGACATTGTGAAGGTTCTGAAGGTGTAAGACGAACCAAGTCAAGGATGCTCACTTCCAAATTCGAGATGATGAGAATGGAAGAATTTGAAAATATACTAGAATATGATCTTCGCTTACGGGAAATTGCTAATGAGGCGTTCAGTCTTGGAGACCCTATCTCCAATGAACGTTTAGTTAGCAAGGTCCTTCGCTCCTTGCCCGAAAGATCCAACATAAAAATTTGTGCTATAGATGAGGCTAAGGACACCTCTCAAATGCCTTTGGAAGACCTTATTAGTTCACTTCGTACCTTCGAAATGAACATGGACATGCAAAAGAAAGACAAAGGgaaaaaaattgcatatcaagCCTCAAATGACTCCTACAATGAACTCcttcaaattttccaagaagTCAATGATTCTGATCTTTGCGAAGATTCTATCTCCTTTATTACAAAAAAATTTGGGGATTACTTGAAAAGAATTCgagacaagaagaaggatgcacaaccaTCGAAATTTCCAAGTCCCTCACCTCTTGAAAGGCCAAAAAGGTTCCCTGCCAAGCAACAATTTCAATCAAGGAATGAAGGCAAGGGACAACCTAATGCAAGGAAGTACGATTCGGTGCAGTGTAGGGAATGTCAAGGTTTCGGTCACTATGCAAATGAGTGTGCCAACAGATTACGTAAAAACAAAGGCTACAATGTCTCCCTAAGCGATGAAGAATCTGATGTTGAGGAGAAGCTCACTGACGAAGATAATCAAACTTctttgactgcattattgacAGAAACTCACTGGCTGCAAGTGAATCCTTCAGGTGTTGCCCTAGGTGTTGTCACACCCGGCCGCAACATCTTTGAAAAATCAGTCTGCTTCAAATCTACAGCTTCTGGAAATTCGAGTGAAGATGATATGGAGGCTGATGGTGAAGAACTCACTCTTGAGAGTGTGCAGAAGCTCTATGAAGAGTTTTTTGAAGATTGgaccaaaagaaacaagttAAACTCAATTCTCATGAAGGAAAACACTGATTTAAAGGCTGTGGTTGCCAAACTTGAGGTAATTCTGAGCAAAAAAGACCTGGAACTTGGTAAAACCAAAGAAGAACTTCAAAAGGCAACTGAAACTTTGTCCAGGTTTAATGCAAGCACATCCAAGCTTGATTCCATACTTTTGATGGGAAGAGAGGACAAGAAAGATCTAGGTTTCCAAGACAGTGTATTCGAAATAGGTGAATCCTCCAAATCTACTGTTTTTGTGAAGGGAAAAGCTGATACATCTCCgcaaccacaatccaagccgCCAATCAAAAGCTCTACTCCAAAAAGACAACCTGCCGCACCCATTCCTAAAAGGAGAAAGCGAAGGTATGTATGCCATTACTGTTTTAAGCCTGGTCATATCAGGCCGTACTGTTTTAAACTCAGGAATGATCTCATGTATCAAAAGCCAAGTCGGATGTTGCCTCGAATGTTGTCCAACACTTCCCGCAACACCTCCCATCATCGACCTATAGTAAGACAAATTTGGGTAGCAAAGGTAAAAACTCACTGTAATGTTGTCTATACTTCGTTGAAAACTAACACTACAGATCattggtactttgatagtggaagctcacgccacatgacaggttcaAAAGAACATGTCATTGATTATGTTGAACAAAATTGTGGTAGAGTGACCTATGGAGGGGGAGCTAAAGGAAAAATTGTTGGAAAAGGCATTTTGAATGTTGAAGGACTACCAAAGCTCCACAATGTGCTCCATGTTGAaggattaaattcaaatttgataagcataagccaattgtgtgatgataatttgcttgttaagtttgataaacatacttgtgaagtttttgatgaaactaacttGTGCATTATGACAGGTACAAGATCTTCGGATAACTGCTATCAAATAGGTGAAGAGCTGTCATGCCAACGTGTGAAAATCACGGAACTTGATCTTTGGCATCAAAAACTTGGCcatgcaaatttcaaaaccatgaagAACCTAAGTAAGTACGATGCAGTTAGAGGTATGCCTAATCTTTCCTCAGGAATACCATATGTGTGCGGAGACTGTCAAAAAGGTAAACAGACTCGCGTGTCGTACCCAGTGTTGCCAACATCTGGGACAACATGCTGTCTGGAATTGCTACACATGGACCTTATGGGCCCTATGGAAGTGGAAAGCtttggaggtaagaagtattcCTTTGTGTGTGTAGATGATTTCTCACGATACTCTTGGGTAATGTTTATTAGGGAGAAATCCAATACCTTTGATGTTTTTAAAACACTAGTCAAAAGAATTACAAATTTCCACAATCTGAAGGTAAGAAGAATCAGGACTGATCACGGTAAGGAGTTTGAAAATTCTTCTTACTCAACATTCTGTGACAAAAAGGGAATTTCGCATGAATTCTCAGCACCAAAAACTCCGCCACAAAATGGTATTGCTGAACGTAAAAACAGGACATTGCAGGAAATGGCAAGAGTGATGCTGACTGCCAAAAAATATCTCAAAgcggttttgggcagaggcccTTAA